One Bradyrhizobium manausense DNA segment encodes these proteins:
- a CDS encoding MFS transporter — MLDNPQHTSIDESSLRYEGWRIVAVCFLLATFGWGLGFYGQSVYVAELQRARGWPASLISSGTTFFYLFGALLVVFVGEAVRKYGPRICLIAGTLAMSAAAVAIGAVREPWQLYLADAVLAFGWAGTSLAMITNTISLWFDQKRGMAISLALNGASFGGIVGVPLLVTLIGHTGFANAMYAAAVAMLVLLLPVILFVVGRPPDLHGWQGAAKPKTQSSTEIRQAALRDVGFLTVTIAFALVLFAQVGFIVHLISFLDPVIGRERAAVAVAVLTAMAVIGRVLFSMVIDRLNQRLASALSFLSQAAALCVVTNLHNDYVLIAACAVFGFSVGNLITMPSLIVQQEFDGASFGVLISLNTAINQVTYAFGPGVVGFLRDWSGGYAMPFYLCIALEVMAAALIMVRGTPRPEAA; from the coding sequence ATGCTCGACAATCCACAACACACCTCGATCGATGAATCCTCGCTCCGCTATGAGGGATGGCGCATCGTCGCGGTCTGCTTCCTGCTCGCGACCTTCGGCTGGGGGCTCGGCTTCTACGGCCAGAGTGTCTATGTCGCCGAGCTCCAGCGCGCGCGCGGCTGGCCGGCGTCGCTGATTTCCTCGGGCACGACGTTCTTCTATCTGTTCGGTGCGCTGCTGGTCGTGTTCGTCGGTGAGGCCGTCCGGAAATACGGCCCACGCATCTGCCTGATCGCGGGCACGCTGGCGATGTCGGCTGCGGCGGTCGCGATCGGCGCGGTGCGAGAGCCCTGGCAGCTTTATCTCGCGGATGCCGTGCTCGCTTTCGGCTGGGCCGGCACCAGCCTCGCCATGATCACCAACACGATCAGCCTGTGGTTCGACCAGAAACGCGGCATGGCCATCAGCCTGGCGCTGAACGGCGCTAGCTTCGGCGGCATCGTCGGCGTGCCGCTGCTGGTGACGTTGATCGGCCACACCGGTTTTGCCAACGCGATGTATGCCGCGGCCGTCGCCATGCTGGTGTTGCTGCTGCCGGTGATTTTGTTCGTCGTCGGCCGGCCGCCCGATCTTCATGGCTGGCAGGGGGCGGCGAAGCCGAAGACGCAATCCTCGACAGAGATCCGTCAAGCTGCGCTGCGCGATGTCGGCTTCCTCACGGTGACGATTGCCTTTGCTTTGGTGCTGTTCGCGCAAGTCGGATTCATCGTGCACCTGATCTCGTTCCTCGATCCCGTGATCGGGCGCGAGCGTGCCGCCGTGGCTGTCGCGGTGCTGACCGCTATGGCGGTGATCGGCCGCGTGCTGTTCTCGATGGTGATCGACCGGCTCAACCAGCGGCTCGCCTCGGCGCTGTCGTTCCTCAGTCAGGCGGCGGCACTGTGCGTCGTGACCAATCTTCACAATGACTATGTGCTGATCGCGGCCTGCGCGGTGTTCGGCTTCTCGGTCGGCAATCTCATCACGATGCCGTCGCTGATCGTGCAGCAGGAATTCGACGGTGCCTCGTTCGGCGTGCTGATCAGCCTGAACACCGCGATCAACCAGGTGACCTATGCGTTCGGCCCCGGCGTAGTCGGCTTCCTGCGCGATTGGTCCGGCGGGTATGCGATGCCGTTCTATCTCTGCATTGCGCTGGAGGTGATGGCGGCTGCATTGATCATGGTGCGTGGGACGCCGCGGCCGGAGGCGGCGTAG
- a CDS encoding MFS transporter — translation MIDVTSANEIADDARVRGNVVRLAAAQALTGANSAVIFATGSIVGATLAPDMSLATVPLSMYVLGLAAGTLPTGAISRRFGRRWAFVIGTGLGALTGLLGSFAILHASFALFCLATFLGGLYGSVAQSYRFAAADGASAAYRPKAVSWVMAGGVFAGVLGPQLVQWTMNIWSPYLFAFSFLVQAAVALIAMGIVAGVDMPKPAPADLHGGRPLLTIVTQPRFIAAALCGVISYPMMNLVMTSAPLAMKMCGLSVSDSNFGIQWHIVAMYGPSFFTGALIARFGAPKIVAAGLLLEAGAAGIGLSGITAMHFWATLIVLGVGWNFSFIGASALVLETHRPQERNKVQAFNDFLVFGMMAIGSFSSGQLLANFGWSAVNMVVFPPVALGLIVLSLASWARRRRARFDAAMGEFPDAI, via the coding sequence ATGATTGACGTAACTTCAGCCAATGAGATCGCCGACGACGCGCGCGTGCGTGGCAACGTGGTACGCCTTGCCGCCGCGCAGGCGCTGACCGGCGCCAACTCGGCGGTGATCTTCGCCACCGGCTCGATCGTCGGCGCAACGCTCGCCCCCGACATGTCGCTCGCGACCGTGCCGCTGTCGATGTACGTGCTGGGCCTCGCTGCCGGCACCTTGCCGACCGGCGCGATCTCACGCCGCTTCGGCCGCCGCTGGGCCTTCGTTATCGGCACCGGTCTCGGCGCGCTTACAGGCCTGCTCGGCTCGTTCGCCATCCTGCACGCCTCGTTCGCGCTGTTTTGTCTGGCGACCTTCCTCGGAGGCCTCTACGGCTCGGTGGCGCAGTCCTATCGCTTCGCCGCGGCCGACGGCGCCAGCGCGGCCTACCGGCCCAAGGCCGTCTCGTGGGTGATGGCGGGCGGCGTGTTTGCCGGCGTGCTTGGTCCGCAACTCGTGCAATGGACCATGAATATCTGGTCGCCCTATCTGTTCGCCTTCAGCTTCCTGGTCCAAGCGGCCGTTGCACTGATCGCGATGGGCATCGTCGCCGGCGTCGACATGCCCAAGCCGGCCCCCGCTGATCTCCACGGCGGAAGGCCGCTGCTGACGATCGTGACCCAACCACGCTTCATCGCCGCCGCCTTGTGCGGCGTCATCTCCTATCCCATGATGAATCTGGTGATGACCTCGGCGCCGCTCGCGATGAAGATGTGCGGGCTGAGCGTGAGCGATTCCAATTTCGGCATTCAATGGCACATCGTCGCGATGTATGGGCCGAGCTTCTTCACGGGCGCCCTGATCGCCCGCTTCGGCGCGCCCAAGATCGTCGCGGCTGGTCTGCTGCTGGAGGCCGGCGCTGCCGGCATCGGTCTCTCCGGCATCACCGCGATGCACTTCTGGGCCACGCTGATCGTGCTCGGCGTGGGCTGGAATTTCTCCTTCATCGGCGCCTCCGCGCTGGTGCTGGAGACACATCGTCCGCAGGAGCGCAACAAGGTGCAGGCCTTCAACGATTTCCTCGTGTTCGGGATGATGGCGATCGGCTCGTTCTCCTCGGGGCAGCTGCTTGCAAATTTCGGCTGGTCCGCGGTGAACATGGTGGTGTTCCCGCCTGTCGCGCTCGGTCTCATCGTGCTTTCGCTGGCGTCCTGGGCCCGCCGCCGCAGGGCCCGGTTCGATGCCGCCATGGGCGAGTTCCCGGACGCGATATAA